A DNA window from Legionella sp. MW5194 contains the following coding sequences:
- a CDS encoding murein L,D-transpeptidase catalytic domain family protein, with the protein MMSILSFLSAALFSGSAHVAAPATKVNVDTNIQLQHLSRKAPQLNKKVLKMALSAYKKASAKGAVKKPVLTVIDYSLPSYKQRMWIFDLRKERLLYNTYVAHGKNSGMDVPRHFSNRPSSKETSLGTYVTRDTYYGSKGLSLNLQGLERGFNDNAYSRRVVIHGAWYVEPDFIKRAGRAGRSWGCPSIAKTLARPVINTIKGGSVVFAYYPDHYYLSHSGYVMA; encoded by the coding sequence ATTATGAGTATTCTTAGTTTTTTGTCTGCCGCCCTGTTTTCCGGCAGCGCCCACGTTGCCGCACCGGCAACAAAAGTGAATGTGGACACCAACATTCAGCTGCAACACTTAAGCCGTAAAGCACCACAGCTTAACAAAAAAGTATTGAAAATGGCATTAAGCGCCTATAAAAAAGCATCCGCCAAGGGCGCTGTTAAAAAGCCGGTCCTAACCGTTATTGACTATTCGCTGCCTTCGTACAAGCAAAGAATGTGGATTTTCGATTTACGCAAAGAACGTTTATTGTACAACACCTACGTGGCTCACGGTAAAAACTCCGGCATGGATGTTCCCCGCCATTTTTCAAACCGTCCATCCAGCAAGGAAACCAGCCTGGGAACTTATGTGACGAGGGACACCTATTATGGTTCCAAAGGATTGTCCTTGAATCTTCAGGGGCTTGAAAGAGGATTTAACGACAATGCTTACAGCCGACGCGTCGTTATTCATGGGGCCTGGTATGTTGAACCGGATTTCATTAAACGTGCGGGCCGTGCGGGACGCAGCTGGGGATGCCCATCCATTGCCAAAACGCTGGCCAGACCGGTGATCAACACCATTAAAGGTGGCTCGGTGGTGTTTGCCTACTACCCGGATCATTACTACCTGTCTCATTCGGGCTATGTCATGGCCTAA
- a CDS encoding uracil-DNA glycosylase — MRELIEKTHSKWHDTLDRALGCMNSEYLRQLQREVDWLPGNENLFAAFSRPPECMKFLLLGESPYPRPQSANGYAFWDNAVGALFSDRGLSLEVNRATSLRNLIKMLLVARGDLQEDCSQTAIARLDKRHYIQTAQQLFNGMMERGFLLLNASLVYRDNQVPYHSRQWQPFMNSLFDQLAESHPSIQLVLFGKIAAQVKNAERFSCLVAEHPYNLSFINNPDVLAFFKPLDLLSCHERHN, encoded by the coding sequence ATGCGGGAATTAATTGAAAAAACCCATTCAAAATGGCATGACACGCTGGACAGGGCGCTTGGCTGCATGAACTCAGAGTACCTCAGGCAGTTGCAGCGGGAGGTGGATTGGTTGCCAGGCAACGAAAACCTGTTTGCTGCGTTTAGCCGTCCGCCGGAGTGCATGAAATTTCTGCTGTTGGGGGAGTCGCCCTATCCGCGTCCGCAATCGGCCAATGGTTATGCCTTCTGGGATAATGCCGTTGGCGCCCTCTTCAGCGACAGGGGATTAAGCCTTGAAGTCAACCGCGCCACTTCCTTGCGTAATCTGATAAAAATGCTTCTGGTGGCCCGAGGGGATTTGCAGGAGGATTGTTCGCAGACCGCTATCGCCCGTCTTGATAAACGTCATTACATCCAGACGGCGCAGCAGTTGTTTAATGGCATGATGGAACGGGGGTTCCTGCTATTGAATGCCTCGCTGGTTTACCGCGACAATCAGGTCCCTTATCATTCCAGGCAATGGCAGCCTTTTATGAACAGTCTGTTTGACCAGTTGGCTGAATCGCATCCATCCATTCAACTGGTTTTATTCGGCAAAATTGCGGCCCAGGTGAAAAATGCCGAGCGCTTTTCTTGCCTTGTTGCAGAACACCCCTATAATCTCAGTTTTATTAATAACCCCGATGTCTTAGCCTTTTTTAAACCCCTGGACTTATTGAGTTGCCATGAAAGACACAATTGA
- a CDS encoding ProQ/FINO family protein has product MNQQVESAKKEKLVIIDWLIEHFPNAFFKKANQVKPLQIGIFDEIVDFYDRLDSPPFSKKCLREALSYYSSSPAYLNCQKPQTARIDLYGNEVDVVTEEQAKYAHQRYQQRYAEKKNQGLEQDNK; this is encoded by the coding sequence ATGAATCAACAAGTCGAAAGCGCTAAAAAAGAAAAACTGGTTATCATTGACTGGCTGATAGAGCATTTTCCTAATGCTTTTTTTAAAAAGGCCAATCAGGTCAAACCTTTACAAATTGGAATTTTTGACGAAATCGTCGATTTTTATGATCGTTTAGACTCCCCACCTTTCAGTAAAAAATGCTTACGGGAAGCCCTGAGTTATTACAGTTCCTCGCCTGCCTACCTCAATTGCCAAAAACCTCAGACTGCACGAATCGACCTGTACGGCAATGAAGTGGATGTCGTGACAGAGGAGCAGGCCAAGTATGCCCATCAACGTTATCAGCAGCGTTACGCTGAGAAAAAAAATCAGGGCTTAGAGCAGGACAATAAATAA
- a CDS encoding APC family permease has translation MNPNHKVLSVFSLVMINVIAVDSLRTLPMSAKLGLPLISYYLVAAFAFFIPVALVAAELATAYPNTGGLYVWVREAFGKRAGFITIWLQWIYNVVWYPTILAFIAATLSYLFAPQLANNKFYLLSSALGLFWLFTLLNCFGMRLSSIVSTVGAILGTILPMIGIIILGGLWLLQGRPTSIEAPSSWIPDFSSIGNLSLFSAVLFGLIGMEMSAVHAEEVRNPQRDYPRAILYSTLLIFSTLMFGSLAIVIVVPNAQLSVVSGLVDAYAVFFKAYAMPWMTYVIAILIILGGLSGVSAWIIGPTKGLLVSARDGSLPEFFSRVNRHGAPVNILITQGIIFSLLSSVFILLDSINAAYWILSDLSAQMALMVYVFMFAAAIKLRYSQPDRHRSYTIPGGNWVMWLVAGTGMLCCLLAMAIGFVPPTQIPVGNISFFEAFLVGGLFLFVVLPWIFAKRHD, from the coding sequence ATGAATCCTAATCATAAAGTGTTGTCGGTTTTTTCCCTGGTCATGATCAACGTGATTGCCGTAGACAGCCTGCGTACGTTGCCCATGAGCGCCAAACTGGGCCTACCGCTGATCTCCTATTATTTAGTGGCCGCCTTTGCTTTTTTTATCCCCGTTGCCCTGGTTGCCGCGGAACTGGCGACTGCCTATCCGAATACGGGGGGATTGTATGTCTGGGTTCGTGAAGCCTTTGGCAAACGTGCCGGGTTTATTACCATCTGGCTGCAGTGGATTTACAATGTTGTCTGGTATCCCACCATTCTCGCGTTTATCGCGGCTACCCTGTCGTACTTGTTTGCCCCACAGCTTGCAAATAACAAATTCTATCTTTTAAGCAGTGCGCTTGGGTTATTTTGGCTGTTTACCCTGCTCAATTGCTTTGGTATGCGCCTGTCCAGTATCGTCAGCACGGTGGGCGCTATTCTTGGCACGATTTTACCCATGATCGGGATTATTATCCTTGGGGGATTATGGCTTTTGCAAGGTAGACCGACCTCCATTGAGGCCCCCTCCTCCTGGATTCCGGATTTCAGCTCCATAGGCAATTTATCCCTGTTTTCAGCCGTGTTGTTTGGTCTTATCGGCATGGAAATGTCGGCCGTGCATGCTGAAGAAGTGCGTAATCCGCAACGCGATTACCCACGCGCTATCCTTTATTCCACCCTGCTTATTTTTTCAACCTTGATGTTTGGCTCGCTGGCGATCGTGATTGTCGTTCCTAACGCCCAATTGAGTGTTGTCTCAGGTTTAGTGGATGCGTATGCCGTCTTTTTTAAAGCCTATGCGATGCCCTGGATGACTTATGTCATTGCCATTTTGATTATTCTTGGGGGATTAAGCGGCGTCTCCGCCTGGATTATTGGTCCCACCAAGGGATTGCTGGTGTCAGCGCGGGACGGGTCGTTGCCTGAATTTTTCTCGCGAGTGAACCGTCATGGTGCACCGGTGAATATTCTCATTACCCAGGGGATTATCTTTTCGCTGTTGAGCAGTGTGTTTATTTTGCTCGATTCAATCAATGCAGCGTACTGGATTTTAAGTGACTTAAGCGCGCAAATGGCGCTGATGGTTTATGTGTTTATGTTTGCCGCCGCGATTAAACTCCGCTACAGCCAACCTGACCGCCACCGCAGCTACACCATTCCCGGAGGCAATTGGGTTATGTGGCTGGTTGCCGGTACTGGCATGTTATGCTGTCTGCTAGCCATGGCCATTGGCTTTGTTCCGCCAACACAAATTCCAGTGGGTAATATTTCTTTCTTTGAAGCCTTCCTGGTTGGCGGACTGTTCCTGTTCGTTGTCCTTCCCTGGATTTTTGCCAAACGGCATGATTAA
- the acnA gene encoding aconitate hydratase AcnA, translated as MKVGHDSLSTRRELQVDGKTYHYYSLQEAEKKHFKGINRLPYSLKVLFENLLRFEEGHTVTVDDIKALAGWLHTRTSQHEIAYRPARVLMQDFTGVPAVVDLAAMRSALEKMGGNANKISPLSPVDLVIDHSIMVDKFATPDSMRINTAIEMERNKERYEFLRWGQKAFANFQVVPPGTGICHQVNLEYLGKTVWSSEHDGQHYAYPDTLVGTDSHTTMINGLGVLGWGVGGIEAEAAMLGQPVSMLIPEVVGFRLTGKLRQGITATDLVLTVTQMLRKKGVVGKFVEFFGPGLADLPLADRATISNMAPEYGATCGFFPVDKETLRYLELSGRDAHTIALVEQYCKAQGMWYEAGSEDPVFTDTLELDLSSVEPSLAGPKRPQDKVNLTTLATEFNKFLVETGKDQEKNKSFPVKGEDYNLQHGHVVIAAITSCTNTSNPSVLMAAGLVAKKAVEKGLSRKPWVKSSLAPGSKVVTDYLHKAGLSQYLDQLGFNLVGYGCTTCIGNSGPLPDAIAASVSDNDVVVCSVLSGNRNFEGRVHPQVRANWLASPPLVVAYALSGTTTGDLSKDPIGQDKAGNPVYLKDIWPSNDEVAAEVAKVTGAMFRKEYDEVFKGDEHWQAIKVNSGMTYQWDADSTYIQHPPFFENLSRHPQAIQPIEGAYVLALLGDSITTDHISPAGSIKANSPAGLYLKSKGVKEADFNSYGSRRGNHEVMMRGTFANIRIRNEMIPGIEGGMTRHIPSGEIMSIYDAAMLYQDQHQQLVIVAGKEYGTGSSRDWAAKGTNLLGVKAVITESFERIHRSNLIGMGILPLQFEEGTTRKTLNLDGSERFSIAVDDSLKAGAKLPVIIRRQNGDEMTVPVLCRIDTANELEYYRHGGILQYVLRNMI; from the coding sequence ATGAAAGTGGGTCACGATAGCCTTTCTACTCGACGTGAATTACAAGTCGACGGCAAGACATATCATTATTACAGCTTACAAGAAGCTGAAAAAAAACATTTTAAAGGCATTAACCGCCTGCCTTATTCACTGAAAGTGCTGTTTGAAAACCTGTTGCGTTTTGAGGAAGGCCATACTGTCACAGTGGATGATATCAAGGCCCTTGCCGGTTGGCTTCATACACGAACCTCACAGCATGAAATCGCCTACCGTCCGGCCCGTGTGCTGATGCAGGATTTTACCGGTGTCCCAGCGGTGGTTGATCTTGCTGCCATGCGCTCCGCACTGGAAAAAATGGGCGGCAATGCCAATAAAATTTCACCCCTGTCTCCCGTTGATCTGGTCATTGACCACTCCATCATGGTGGACAAATTTGCCACGCCGGATTCCATGCGCATCAACACAGCGATTGAGATGGAACGCAACAAGGAGCGTTACGAGTTTTTACGCTGGGGCCAAAAAGCATTTGCCAATTTTCAGGTTGTTCCGCCAGGTACTGGTATTTGCCATCAGGTCAATCTGGAATACCTGGGTAAAACCGTCTGGAGCAGCGAGCACGACGGTCAGCATTACGCTTACCCGGACACCTTGGTAGGGACCGATTCTCATACGACCATGATTAACGGTCTCGGCGTTTTAGGCTGGGGTGTCGGCGGCATCGAAGCTGAAGCGGCCATGCTTGGACAACCCGTTTCCATGCTGATTCCCGAGGTCGTTGGTTTCCGTTTAACCGGCAAATTGCGTCAAGGCATTACCGCCACCGATCTGGTACTGACGGTTACCCAAATGTTGCGCAAGAAAGGCGTTGTCGGGAAGTTTGTTGAATTTTTTGGCCCCGGCCTTGCCGACTTGCCTTTAGCCGATCGTGCCACCATTTCCAACATGGCTCCAGAATACGGCGCCACTTGCGGTTTCTTCCCGGTGGATAAAGAGACCCTGCGTTATCTTGAGTTGTCCGGCCGTGATGCCCACACCATTGCGCTTGTGGAACAGTATTGCAAAGCACAGGGCATGTGGTATGAAGCGGGAAGCGAAGATCCCGTCTTTACTGACACCCTCGAACTTGATTTATCCAGCGTTGAACCCTCATTAGCCGGTCCCAAGCGCCCGCAGGACAAAGTGAATTTAACCACCTTAGCCACCGAATTTAATAAATTCCTGGTTGAAACCGGCAAGGATCAAGAAAAAAACAAGTCCTTCCCCGTGAAAGGGGAAGACTACAACCTGCAACATGGCCATGTGGTGATTGCAGCCATTACCAGCTGCACCAACACCTCTAATCCGAGTGTGTTGATGGCTGCAGGCCTTGTGGCAAAAAAAGCGGTTGAAAAAGGACTGTCGCGTAAACCCTGGGTGAAATCATCCTTAGCCCCCGGCTCCAAAGTCGTTACCGATTACCTGCACAAAGCCGGTCTCTCCCAATACCTGGATCAATTGGGCTTTAACTTGGTCGGTTATGGCTGCACCACCTGCATCGGCAACTCAGGCCCATTGCCGGACGCCATTGCCGCGTCAGTGAGCGACAATGACGTGGTGGTTTGCTCTGTGCTCTCCGGAAACCGTAATTTTGAAGGCCGCGTGCACCCGCAGGTACGGGCTAACTGGCTGGCGTCCCCGCCGCTGGTTGTCGCTTATGCCTTAAGCGGTACCACCACCGGTGATTTAAGCAAAGACCCGATTGGCCAGGATAAAGCGGGTAATCCTGTTTACCTTAAAGACATTTGGCCAAGCAATGATGAAGTGGCTGCCGAAGTAGCTAAAGTAACCGGTGCCATGTTCCGCAAGGAATACGATGAAGTCTTTAAAGGGGATGAACACTGGCAGGCGATTAAGGTCAACAGCGGCATGACCTATCAATGGGATGCCGACTCAACCTATATCCAGCATCCACCCTTCTTTGAAAATTTAAGCCGTCATCCGCAAGCAATTCAACCCATTGAAGGCGCTTATGTTCTCGCTTTACTGGGCGATTCGATTACCACCGACCACATTTCACCGGCTGGCTCCATCAAAGCCAATTCCCCGGCAGGCCTGTACTTAAAGTCCAAAGGAGTGAAGGAAGCTGATTTTAATTCCTACGGCTCACGACGCGGTAATCATGAAGTCATGATGCGGGGGACTTTTGCCAATATTCGAATCCGTAATGAAATGATTCCAGGCATTGAGGGTGGTATGACGCGTCATATCCCCAGTGGTGAAATCATGTCCATTTATGATGCAGCCATGCTCTATCAGGACCAGCATCAGCAATTAGTTATTGTGGCCGGTAAAGAATACGGCACGGGGTCTTCCAGGGACTGGGCCGCTAAAGGGACCAACCTGTTAGGCGTTAAGGCAGTTATCACTGAAAGTTTTGAACGTATTCACCGTTCAAACTTAATCGGTATGGGCATTCTGCCTCTGCAATTTGAAGAAGGCACCACCCGTAAAACCTTAAACCTTGATGGCAGCGAACGATTCAGCATTGCTGTTGATGATTCGCTGAAGGCAGGCGCTAAACTGCCCGTCATCATTCGACGCCAGAACGGTGACGAGATGACTGTTCCCGTTCTTTGCCGTATCGATACTGCCAATGAACTGGAGTATTACCGTCATGGCGGTATTTTGCAGTATGTTTTACGCAATATGATTTAA
- the putA gene encoding bifunctional proline dehydrogenase/L-glutamate gamma-semialdehyde dehydrogenase PutA has translation MLERYSSQPPQGTRAQINKAYRIDELTLMNELISSAALSDEQLAAIRNQATQLVEQVRYERKKSTGIDSFLTEYSLSSDEGIALMCLAEALLRVPDNATIDSLIKDKLTAADWKAHRGQSDSFFVNATTWALMLTGKVLTPESAESTLSKAILRLINRSGEGVVRKAVDKAMRIMSKQFVMGRTISEALSRARKKESIGYRYSYDMLGEAALTRVDAERYFQAYKDAIDTIGRHADKNMTIYQKPGISIKLSALHPRYNESQRERVMIELPPKLLALAQAARSYDIAMTIDAEESERLELSLDVIEQVFCDDSLHGWHGFGMAVQSYQKRAFYLLDWVAELARRKQRRMMVRLIKGAYWDSEIKKTQMQGLSGYPVFTRKVFTDVSFQACAKKLLTLTDAIYPQFATHNAYSVAMILTIVGNYRDFEFQCLHGMGNELYEQIVPAKRLGIPCRIYAPVGSHEDLLPYLVRRLLENGANSSFVNRIVDEKAPISTLVEDPVSKANQLLGKINQNIPLPSAIFSPERKNSSGFDFSDREAVAALKQQYAEMDLSRWQAKPVIAGRDGGQVDRSVTSPQQPGRPVGRVSDATREDIDWALTQAEAAFPAWNTRPVSERAACLTRYADLLEENRATLLAMACLEAGKTWNDGVAEVREAIDFCRYYAAMATKLMAKPLSLHGYTGEINELSLHGRGTVLCISPWNFPLAIFTGQVVAALVTGNCVIAKPAEQTPIIATFAVQLMHQAGIPAAVVQLLPGTGESVGAPLVADKRIKAVLFTGSTQTANLINQTLATRGGEIIPLIAETGGQNAMIVDSSALLEQVAVDAVTSAFGSAGQRCSALRVLYVQEDVYPRLIELLKGAMEELQIGDPRWLSTDIGPVIDNDALGGLKSHVNTMLKTHELIYQCSLPEECSEGYFMPPTAIAIDSIASLEQEVFGPILHVIRYKRKALDQVIDEINNTGYGLTLGIHSRINQTVEYIRQRVHAGNCYVNRNIIGAVVGLQPFGGEGLSGTGPKAGGPYYLLRLCHERTYTVDTTAAGGNASLMSLPEGL, from the coding sequence ATGCTTGAGCGCTATTCATCACAACCGCCCCAGGGAACCCGTGCACAAATCAATAAAGCCTATCGCATTGATGAGCTCACTTTAATGAATGAGCTGATTTCCAGTGCGGCTTTAAGCGATGAACAGCTGGCGGCTATTCGTAACCAGGCTACCCAACTTGTGGAGCAAGTACGGTATGAGCGCAAAAAGAGTACAGGTATTGATTCGTTTTTGACAGAATATTCTTTATCCAGTGATGAAGGCATTGCCCTGATGTGTCTGGCGGAAGCCCTGTTACGGGTTCCGGACAATGCGACCATTGACAGCCTGATTAAAGATAAATTGACCGCGGCAGATTGGAAAGCGCATCGCGGGCAAAGCGACTCTTTTTTTGTCAATGCCACCACCTGGGCTTTGATGCTGACAGGCAAGGTATTAACGCCCGAATCGGCGGAATCGACACTCAGTAAAGCCATTCTTCGTTTAATCAATCGCAGCGGTGAAGGCGTGGTGCGCAAAGCGGTGGACAAAGCCATGCGCATTATGAGCAAGCAGTTCGTGATGGGGCGAACCATTAGTGAGGCGCTGTCACGAGCACGCAAAAAGGAAAGCATCGGCTACCGTTATTCGTACGACATGCTGGGTGAGGCCGCATTAACCCGCGTGGATGCCGAGCGTTATTTTCAAGCCTATAAAGACGCCATTGACACCATTGGCCGCCATGCGGACAAGAACATGACGATTTACCAGAAGCCTGGTATCTCGATTAAATTGTCCGCGTTGCATCCGCGCTACAATGAATCACAGCGCGAACGGGTCATGATCGAATTACCGCCTAAATTGCTGGCCCTGGCGCAGGCTGCCAGGAGTTATGATATTGCCATGACCATTGACGCAGAGGAATCCGAGCGCCTTGAATTGTCTCTGGATGTGATTGAGCAGGTGTTTTGCGATGACAGCCTCCACGGCTGGCATGGGTTTGGTATGGCGGTACAGTCTTATCAGAAACGGGCTTTTTATTTGCTGGATTGGGTCGCGGAATTAGCCCGCCGTAAACAACGGCGCATGATGGTACGCCTGATTAAAGGAGCCTATTGGGACAGTGAAATCAAGAAAACCCAAATGCAGGGTCTTTCCGGTTACCCTGTGTTTACCCGCAAGGTCTTTACGGATGTGTCTTTCCAGGCCTGTGCTAAAAAGCTGCTGACCCTGACCGATGCCATCTATCCGCAATTTGCGACGCATAATGCTTATTCAGTCGCGATGATCCTCACTATTGTCGGAAATTATCGCGATTTTGAATTTCAGTGCCTGCACGGTATGGGCAATGAATTGTATGAGCAGATTGTCCCTGCGAAACGTCTTGGCATACCCTGCCGTATTTATGCGCCAGTAGGCAGCCACGAAGATTTATTGCCTTACCTGGTCAGAAGGCTGCTTGAAAACGGGGCTAATTCCTCGTTTGTGAATCGCATTGTGGATGAAAAAGCGCCCATCAGCACGCTGGTTGAGGATCCTGTCAGCAAAGCCAATCAATTACTTGGCAAGATCAATCAGAATATTCCGTTGCCCTCCGCCATTTTTTCGCCCGAGCGGAAAAATTCCTCCGGGTTTGATTTTTCCGACAGAGAGGCTGTGGCCGCGTTGAAACAGCAGTATGCTGAAATGGATTTATCACGTTGGCAGGCTAAACCCGTCATTGCCGGGCGGGATGGCGGTCAGGTTGATCGAAGTGTGACATCGCCGCAACAACCTGGACGACCCGTCGGGCGTGTCAGCGACGCCACCCGCGAAGACATCGATTGGGCATTAACACAGGCAGAAGCCGCGTTTCCTGCCTGGAACACCCGACCTGTCAGTGAGCGCGCGGCCTGCCTTACCCGTTATGCCGATCTGTTGGAAGAAAACAGGGCGACGCTGTTAGCCATGGCGTGCCTTGAAGCAGGCAAGACCTGGAATGACGGCGTGGCCGAAGTGCGGGAAGCCATTGATTTTTGTCGTTATTATGCCGCCATGGCCACCAAATTAATGGCTAAACCCCTGTCCCTTCATGGTTACACTGGCGAGATCAATGAACTGAGTCTCCATGGACGAGGAACAGTGTTATGCATCAGTCCCTGGAATTTCCCGCTGGCCATTTTCACAGGTCAGGTGGTTGCGGCGTTAGTAACCGGTAACTGCGTGATTGCCAAGCCGGCTGAGCAAACCCCGATTATTGCCACGTTTGCTGTGCAGTTAATGCATCAGGCGGGGATTCCGGCCGCTGTCGTGCAATTGCTACCGGGCACCGGGGAAAGTGTTGGCGCACCGTTAGTCGCTGATAAACGCATTAAAGCGGTTTTGTTTACGGGTTCTACCCAAACGGCTAACCTTATTAATCAAACGTTAGCAACCCGTGGCGGAGAAATTATCCCGCTGATTGCAGAAACCGGTGGTCAGAATGCCATGATTGTTGATTCATCCGCACTGCTTGAGCAGGTGGCTGTGGATGCAGTGACTTCCGCTTTTGGCAGCGCGGGTCAGCGTTGTTCGGCGCTCCGGGTTCTTTACGTCCAGGAGGATGTCTATCCACGCCTGATTGAATTACTGAAGGGGGCCATGGAAGAACTCCAAATTGGCGATCCGCGGTGGTTGTCAACAGACATCGGCCCTGTGATTGATAATGATGCTCTGGGAGGGTTAAAATCCCACGTCAACACCATGCTCAAGACTCATGAGCTGATTTATCAATGCAGTCTTCCCGAAGAATGCAGCGAAGGTTATTTTATGCCGCCCACGGCTATCGCCATTGATTCGATTGCTTCCCTTGAACAAGAAGTATTTGGCCCGATTCTGCATGTAATCCGTTACAAGCGAAAAGCCCTTGATCAGGTCATTGATGAAATCAATAACACAGGCTACGGTCTCACCCTGGGTATTCATAGCCGGATTAACCAAACGGTGGAATACATTCGCCAGCGGGTTCATGCCGGTAACTGCTATGTCAACCGCAACATAATTGGAGCGGTTGTTGGTTTGCAACCGTTCGGTGGGGAAGGGTTATCAGGAACAGGCCCCAAGGCTGGTGGTCCATACTACCTATTGCGTCTTTGTCACGAGCGAACCTACACTGTGGATACCACGGCGGCAGGGGGCAATGCCAGCCTGATGTCGTTGCCGGAAGGGCTGTAG
- the ubiG gene encoding bifunctional 2-polyprenyl-6-hydroxyphenol methylase/3-demethylubiquinol 3-O-methyltransferase UbiG, which yields MKDTIDQQEIAKFANLAEQWWDKDGPLKTLHDINPARLAFIEQYTSLSGLRVLDVGCGGGILSEAMAHLGAQVTGLDAEEDSIAAARRHAEQSQLTVCYVASTIEAYDDDLFDVITCMEMLEHVKHPEEVIRHCARLLKPGGYLFLSTINRTLKAYAAAIVAAEYLLGLLPRQTHDYDKFIKPSELAAMVRHAGLEIRGLKGIDYHPFARRSGLKDSVDVNYLLSCSKP from the coding sequence ATGAAAGACACAATTGATCAACAGGAAATTGCCAAATTTGCCAATCTTGCCGAGCAGTGGTGGGATAAGGACGGGCCGCTTAAAACCCTGCACGACATCAATCCTGCCCGGCTGGCCTTTATTGAGCAGTACACCAGCTTAAGCGGCCTGCGCGTCCTGGACGTCGGATGCGGCGGCGGCATTCTCAGTGAGGCCATGGCCCATCTGGGGGCTCAGGTCACCGGACTGGATGCCGAAGAGGACAGTATTGCCGCAGCGCGACGTCATGCAGAGCAAAGCCAGTTAACCGTGTGTTATGTTGCAAGCACGATTGAAGCATATGATGACGATTTGTTTGACGTGATAACGTGTATGGAAATGCTTGAACATGTGAAACATCCAGAGGAAGTCATCCGTCACTGTGCGAGGTTGCTAAAACCAGGCGGCTACCTTTTTTTATCGACGATAAACCGCACCTTAAAAGCGTATGCTGCAGCAATTGTGGCCGCTGAGTATTTGTTAGGCTTATTGCCAAGACAAACCCATGATTACGATAAATTCATCAAACCCAGTGAGCTGGCTGCGATGGTAAGGCATGCCGGATTGGAGATCAGGGGGTTAAAAGGCATTGATTACCATCCTTTTGCCCGCCGTTCAGGACTTAAGGATTCGGTTGATGTGAATTATTTATTGTCCTGCTCTAAGCCCTGA